The Desulfococcus multivorans DNA window GCGATCCAGATTCGTGACCGGGTCGGTGGAACGGTAACGGTGGTGACCGTAGGTGACGACGAATCCGAGGAGGTTCTGCGCCGGGAGATGGCCATGGGTGCGGACAACGGTATCCTGCTGTCGGATCCGGCGTTCGAAAGCGCCGACGGCCGTGGGATCGCGACGATTCTGAAGGCGGCGGTGGAGAAAGGGCGATACGATCTGATTCTGACCGGGGCCCAGGCCGACGACGGGGCCGGTCAGGTGGGCGGCATGCTGGCGGCGATGCTGGACGTGCCCTATGCGTCGCTGGTGAACGTCATCGAGATTCTGGACGACAAGAAGATCAAGGTGGGCCGGGAGATCGCAGGGGGCAACCAGGAGATGAACGAGATGACGCTGCCCTGCGTGCTTTCCATCCAGACGGGCATCAACGAACCCCGTTACGTGGGCATCCGCGGGATTCGGAAGGTCGCCTCGGTGGAGATTCCGACGATGGGCGCCGGGGACCTGGGGCTCGACCCCGCCGCAGTGGCGCCGAAGGTGAAGCGTCTCGACTACTTCGTGCCGGATATGGGCGAGGGTGCCGAGATGCTGACGGGCAGCACCGAGGAAATCATCGAGAAACTGATGGAACTCTTGAAAGCCAAAGGAGGGATTAAATCATGAGCCGACAGGTTTTTGCATATATCATCCACAAGAACGGCAAACCCGACGACACGGCCCTGGAATTTGCAACCGCGGCCCGCAAGCTCGACCCGAACGCCGAGGTGATCGGCGTGGTGGTGGGATCGGGAGCGGATCTGGAGGCAGCCGCCGGTGAAGCGGCCAAATCCTATACATCGGTCTGGAAGATCGACAACGCCGCTCTGGCCTATCCCTTAGCCGACGGGGTCCGGAAGGCCCTGACGAGCGTTCTGCCCAGGGAGGCCGTGGTCCTGATCCCCCATGAACATTTCGGCCTCGATCTGGCTCCGGGGCTTGCGGTCAAGCTCGATTCGCCCTATCTGCCCGACGTTGTCGATTTTGCCGGGCTCGACGGCGACACCCTCACGGCCGTCCGCCAGGAGTTTTCCGGCATGGTGAGCACCCACGTCGCCTGCGACATCGCCGCCGGGGCCGTCATCACCGTCCGGCCGGGGGCCTTTGCTCCTGACGAGAGTGCCGCCGCCGGGGGCACCATCACGGACAAGTCCGGGGACGTGGGCGATCTCGCCGCGGGACGCCGCTACCTGGAGACCCTCGTGGCCGAGGTGGGGGACGTGGACATCACCAAGTCCGAGATCCTCGTCTCCGTAGGCCGCGGGATCGAGGATCAGGACAACCTGGAGATCGTGAACGATCTGGCCAGGGCCATGGGGGCCGACGTCTCCTGCTCCCGTCCCATCGTGGACGCCAAATGGCTGGAAAAATCCCGTCAGGTCGGCACCTCCGGCCAGACCGTCAGCCCCAAGGTCTATCTGGCCTGCGGCATCAGCGGCTCGTTCCAGCACATGGGCGGCATCAAGGGCGCCCCTTTCATCGTCGCCATCAACAAGAATCCCAAGGCTCCCATCTTTCAGGTGGCCGACGTGGGCATCGTGGCCGACATCCTCGAATTCCTTCCCGAGCTGACGGAAGCCGTCGAGCAAGCCAAATAGCGCCCTCTTTTACCTAGATCGTTTTACTTAGATCGATCGATTACGGAAGCGGCCTGCTTCTTCAAGAAGCAGGCCGCTTTTTTTTCAAGCGATCGCACAAAAGCGACGCAACAGCATAGCATTATGCCATCAATCCAATTCCCAGTATAAAGGAGCCTCTCGATGTCAAGAAAGTCTTTCGGCCTTATCGTTCTGATTCTGATGACTGCAGCGATGAGTATCACCGCCCCAGCGGCCTTATCCAAGGAGCCGGCATCGGTTCCGACCACCACCGTCAACATCAAAATTTCCGTCCCGGACCTGAAGATCCTCCTGACACCCCTGACCCAATCGGAACTCGCCGTGGAAGTCGACGCCTGGCAAAGGCTCGTGAAGGATAAGGTCACGGAGATCAGCAGATTGCAGATCCAGAGCAAAACCGTTGAAGGCGAGGAAAAGCAGAAGATCCTCGATCAACTGACCCGACTTCGGGAGGAGCGCACCGCTTTAATCGACCGATTTAACGCCGTACTCCGGGAACTGAACGCCAAAGGCGGCGATGTCGCGACCTATGAAAAATATGTCAAGGCTGTTTCAGGCATCGACATCAGCAGTGATGACGCCCTCTCGAGCTGGTCGGCCGTTCGCGGATGGTTGATCTCCAAGGAAGGCGGCATCCGGTGGATATTCAACATCGTCAAATTCATCCTCATCCTCCTCGCTTTCATGATTATCGCCAACATCGTCGGCGCCATGGCCCGAAAATCCCTCACCAGAGCCAGTCTATCGGCACTGCTCAAGGACTTTATCGTCAACACAACCCAGAAGGTCGTTTTCATTCTCGGTTTGATCATCGCTCTCTCCATGCTCGAGGTCAATATCGGACCGCTTCTGGCCGGCCTCGGGGTTATCGGTTTCGTCGTTGGCTTCGCCCTTCAGAACACCCTTTCCAATTTCGCCGCAGGCTTCATGATTCTGCTTTACCGACCCTATGACATCGGCAACTTCGTGACGGCCGGCGGCGTCACCGGTACCGTCGATTCCATGAACCTGGTGTCGACCACGATCAAGACCCCGGACAACCAGAGTCTGATCGTCCCCAACGGCCAGATATG harbors:
- a CDS encoding mechanosensitive ion channel family protein; translated protein: MSRKSFGLIVLILMTAAMSITAPAALSKEPASVPTTTVNIKISVPDLKILLTPLTQSELAVEVDAWQRLVKDKVTEISRLQIQSKTVEGEEKQKILDQLTRLREERTALIDRFNAVLRELNAKGGDVATYEKYVKAVSGIDISSDDALSSWSAVRGWLISKEGGIRWIFNIVKFILILLAFMIIANIVGAMARKSLTRASLSALLKDFIVNTTQKVVFILGLIIALSMLEVNIGPLLAGLGVIGFVVGFALQNTLSNFAAGFMILLYRPYDIGNFVTAGGVTGTVDSMNLVSTTIKTPDNQSLIVPNGQIWGDVITNVTGNATRRVDLVFGIGYDDDIAKAQKVLEDIVDGHNLVLKNPAYVIKVHELADSSVNFICRPWVRTGDYWTVYWDITRAVKERFDAEGIGIPYPQRDVHVYQMTE
- a CDS encoding electron transfer flavoprotein subunit beta/FixA family protein — protein: MEILVCVKRVPDTSENEIQVNGKGTDIERDDLVYSVNEWDNYAVEEAIQIRDRVGGTVTVVTVGDDESEEVLRREMAMGADNGILLSDPAFESADGRGIATILKAAVEKGRYDLILTGAQADDGAGQVGGMLAAMLDVPYASLVNVIEILDDKKIKVGREIAGGNQEMNEMTLPCVLSIQTGINEPRYVGIRGIRKVASVEIPTMGAGDLGLDPAAVAPKVKRLDYFVPDMGEGAEMLTGSTEEIIEKLMELLKAKGGIKS
- a CDS encoding electron transfer flavoprotein subunit alpha/FixB family protein codes for the protein MSRQVFAYIIHKNGKPDDTALEFATAARKLDPNAEVIGVVVGSGADLEAAAGEAAKSYTSVWKIDNAALAYPLADGVRKALTSVLPREAVVLIPHEHFGLDLAPGLAVKLDSPYLPDVVDFAGLDGDTLTAVRQEFSGMVSTHVACDIAAGAVITVRPGAFAPDESAAAGGTITDKSGDVGDLAAGRRYLETLVAEVGDVDITKSEILVSVGRGIEDQDNLEIVNDLARAMGADVSCSRPIVDAKWLEKSRQVGTSGQTVSPKVYLACGISGSFQHMGGIKGAPFIVAINKNPKAPIFQVADVGIVADILEFLPELTEAVEQAK